The Cotesia glomerata isolate CgM1 linkage group LG7, MPM_Cglom_v2.3, whole genome shotgun sequence genome segment tattggGAGAGGCTAAATCTGGCGGAATTGTCGttggtatgtttttttttttttttaatttttttaatatctataattatatagttataacaatagtaatgtcatttttttttgttgtttaataatttgtagATCCAACTGATCCACGCAAAGtaatcgttaaaaaattagctCTTTGTGTTGCTGGAAGAGCTGACATGGAGTTGGATTTATCAAAGGATCTAACtcaattgaaaaaacaaacatttgtGATTAAAGAAGGTGTCAGTTATCGAATTCGTATTGACTTTATTGTACAGCGGGAGATTGTTCATggtttaaaatatattcaaaaaactTACAGACTTGGAGTACCTGGTaagctaatttatttatttaaataattttaattatgttaagttatagtttaattactatttactaatatttataccgtaaaaaataaattgcgcTTAACTGGATCCTTTAAAGGAGTGACAGGTAACAAAGTTTACGTATATAATCAAATATGGTATTAGATGAATCTTcgttagataaaaattatcataattaaataatttatttatatttttatttttagtggaCAAGATGACACATATGGTTGGCTCTTATCCACCTAAAACTGAAATACAATCTTATACAACACCAGCAGAAGATGCACCAGCTGGAGTAATGGCTCGTGGATCGTACACCGTCAGTTCTTTATTCACAGACGACGATAAACATGAACATCTTAAATGGGAATGGTcgtttgatattaaaaaagattGGAAAGAGTagaacttataaaaataataattattttttttttaattgcatcaTGCAATCGCGTCAAGTCACTATAGCCTTAAacttcaacaaaaaaattaaataattgcatttatatatattatatataaatattgacgaAGAGAATTGccaaaatgatttttctaattgattgattcatttttttgttacaattttTACGAATAGTATGAAGAATAAATGCCATGTTAATTtactataatataattataattaaaacaaaaaaaaatgtattgagatATAGATAGGATGCCACTATTATCtgatgtaatttaaaatttattaaatatttcatatactgaataaaaaattgagtataatattttaaagcaATAGGCactatgattaaaaataaaaaaaaatgcatttttatattataaataaaatcattgtCTACTTGATTATTGAGAATTCTCGGTGcaacaattgaataaaataaagtaaatgtGCAAAAGTATAGTCATTAACATCAATTAGATTTAgtataagagaaaaaataaaaaataatatcttgaataaaataaattcagtgACATAAGAACAGTGCCTCACATTTGTCATCGATAGTTGTTATATTTTGCATAAAtactaactttttttctttattgattttatgaaaaaaaaagtaaacgaaaaaatatagttCCAACAACTTCATATAAGTCCATTGAGCTGTAGAGTTCGCACACATCTAAGTAAtgataacaatattaataataatattaacaataatagtaataaaaaaaaaatttcatgtatGTTTACAATCGCACTACAATGATAATTACgtcaatttataaatgatgCCATTGTAACCGTCGAACagttatgaaattaaatataaattttacatattatctgtaatatattattttatcgtttttttattttataataacttttattatttaagtgtCGTGTTAAGATTATTAAGTGACactaatatttatatgtaGAAGTATTATATGTATAGAGATAGCAATATATCGAGTATAGTGACTAGCCAGTCGTCAGAGTAAACGCAATTCGGTCACGGTCACGGACACAGTTACGGTCTGGTCACTTTACTCTACCTCTCCACAAAACATAAAACCTTTCGTATTCGCGCCGTCGTCAGCGTCTCGGTCAGCGAACTTTCATTTAGCTTGTACTTGCCAGATGCATTCAAGAACATCGCAAATTATATATCTTACTATTTTCCTTAACACTTTTTATATCATACACTAAATTATCAGACAACTACGtcatatattttctataaacaCACATCGTTTAACTATACAGCTTTAATAACGTCGTGGGTTTATAATTatcgtttaattttttttcattattaattttaggtcAGCTACTGAACAAATTAGAGTTTTAATATTCTCAActtctgaaataataaatgtcgacagataataatcatttgagttaatttatttattatttaaaaatttttcgaactgTTAATTAAGTTATAGTcacattattaagaaattacaatgaaacgagtttttaagtttaatctcataattaattaacggaAAAAGTTGTAGAATTATAACGAATTCTTGAAGACCAGAAGTCGGGAGAAATCAATGTCAACGTTATTGACATTCCATTTTCAATCTGTTTaggttaatttaattttatttaaatttctaatctaattgtatataattatatttaagtaataatttaatccaTTAAACTAATAATTGTCATatgaatgataaattaatgagCGATTAAACatctaaattttcaaatgactttgataaaaaaattttcagttacAGTAGAAAGTATCAGAGAAatgtataataatagtaattcaataaaactatgattaattataaatgaagaaGATTTACAAAGGCAACGATAATTAAATCACAATagatagtaattaaaatataaattgcaaATGTAACATATCATAATATGACTCCAAGAATCATGATTGTACCACGTGTAtgtgtacttaaaaaaatatccaatATAAATCATTTGCTAGAATTGTTTTATCTTTACAACAGAATGAAAGTTGCCAAGTGTAagaatatttacaatttaaacaatgatatttataaatgttaatttttttcgaaataatcgacattaattcatgaatttaattacttcAGATTGAATATAATTACAGAAATACTTCGCGGTATACATTGGGATTGCAAGCTGGTACATTTTTATaccacaaaaatttaaatgtaatttcaACTTGACAGTTCcgaagaataaaataataaagatcaTACTTTCATTTCCATTTCAACGCCATTGTCGTTTATTCTTTGAAATATTGTATGCAAGTGCAAACCAAAGTTTCAtagtaaattatattataaatgaaaaatgtttcGCCAGAATGTGacggaataaaaaaaaaataaaaattatcacttTGATGAGTAACTTGAAATAATGATTA includes the following:
- the LOC123269212 gene encoding rho GDP-dissociation inhibitor 2 isoform X1 is translated as MADSSGDHADDRREEELEVESNYKPPPEKTIEQILEADKDDESLRKYKETLLGEAKSGGIVVDPTDPRKVIVKKLALCVAGRADMELDLSKDLTQLKKQTFVIKEGVSYRIRIDFIVQREIVHGLKYIQKTYRLGVPGVTVDKMTHMVGSYPPKTEIQSYTTPAEDAPAGVMARGSYTVSSLFTDDDKHEHLKWEWSFDIKKDWKE
- the LOC123269212 gene encoding rho GDP-dissociation inhibitor 2 isoform X2, which codes for MADSSGDHADDRREEELEVESNYKPPPEKTIEQILEADKDDESLRKYKETLLGEAKSGGIVVDPTDPRKVIVKKLALCVAGRADMELDLSKDLTQLKKQTFVIKEGVSYRIRIDFIVQREIVHGLKYIQKTYRLGVPVDKMTHMVGSYPPKTEIQSYTTPAEDAPAGVMARGSYTVSSLFTDDDKHEHLKWEWSFDIKKDWKE